One segment of Cololabis saira isolate AMF1-May2022 chromosome 9, fColSai1.1, whole genome shotgun sequence DNA contains the following:
- the LOC133450918 gene encoding malectin-like, giving the protein MQRVAARLVAGLLAAALGLLQADGGETGLAERVIWAVNAGGESHVDVHGIHFKKDPLEGKLGKASDYGVRLPILRSSPEDQILYQTERYNEDTFGYDIPIRDEGDYILVLKFSEVYFAQSQQKVFDVRLNGHVVVRDLDIFDQVGHSTAHDEIVPFSIRRGKLSVQGEVSTFNGKLTVEFVKGYYDNPKVCALYVMKGTLEDVPKLQPHPGLEKPEEEEVDEEEPEGGEEGGKKKVSAASKPRVQSGPRTPNPYAADNSSLMFPILVAFGVFIPTLFCLCRL; this is encoded by the exons ATGCAGCGGGTCGCGGCGCGGCTGGTGGCCGGGCTGCTCGCAGCGGCGCTGGGGCTGCTGCAGGCGGACGGCGGGGAGACCGGCCTCGCAGAGCGGGTCATCTGGGCCGTGAACGCCGGCGGGGAGTCGCATGTGGACGTGCACGGCATTCACTTCAAAAAGGACCCGCTGGAGGGGAAACTGGGGAAAG CGTCTGATTATGGGGTACGTCTGCCGATACTACGCTCCAGTCCAGAGGACCAGATCTTGTACCAGACAGAGCGCTATAATGAAGACACTTTTGGATACGATATTCCCATTCGCGATGAAGGAGACTATATATTAGTCCTGAAATTTTCAGAGGTTTACTTTGCACAGTCGCAGCAAAAG GTGTTTGATGTCCGCCTTAATGGCCACGTAGTGGTAAGGGACCTGGATATCTTTGATCAAGTGGGTCACAGTACTGCTCACGATGAAATCGTGCCCTTCTCTATTAGACGAGGGAAGCTGAGCGTGCAGGGAGAGGTTTCCACTTTCAACGGCAAGCTCACGGTGGAGTTTGTAAAG GGTTACTATGACAACCCCAAGGTCTGCGCTCTCTATGTTATGAAGGGGACTTTAGAAG ACGTGCCAAAGCTGCAGCCACACCCTGGTTTGGAGAAACCAGAGGAAGAAGAGGTAGATGAAGAAGAACCTGAAGGAGGCGAGGAAGGCGGGAAGAAAAAGGTCTCGGCGGCCTCTAAGCCCCGGGTCCAGTCGGGCCCACGAACACCGAACCCTTACGCCGCTGACAACAGCAGCCTCATGTTCCCCATCCTGGTGGCGTTCGGGGTCTTTATCCCCACACTGTTCTGCCTCTGCCGGCTGTGA
- the LOC133450919 gene encoding calcium-binding protein 1-like: MDELRDAFKEFDKDKDGFISCKDLGNCMRTMGYMPTEMELIELVGGHVDFEDFVELMGPKLLAETADMIGIKELKEAFREFDTNGDGAISTSELRDAMRKLLGHQVGLKEVEDILREVDLNGDGLVDFEEFVRMMSR, from the exons ATGGATG AGCTGCGGGATGCTTTCAAAGAGTTCGACAAAGACAAAGACGGCTTCATCAGCTGCAAAGATCTGGGGAACTGCATGAGAACGATGGGGTACATGCCCACCGAGATGGAGCTGATTGAACTGG TGGGAGGTCATGTTGACTTTGAGGACTTTGTGGAGTTAATGGGCCCCAAACTCCTCGCTGAAACTGCAGACATGATTGGAATAAAGGAATTAAAAGAGGCCTTTAGGGAG TTTGACACAAACGGAGATGGTGCCATTAGCACGTCTGAGCTCCGAGATGCAATGAGGAAGCTGCTGGGCCACCAA GTTGGTCTTAAAGAAGTGGAAGATATCCTGAGAGAGGTTGACTTGAATGGTGATGGACTTGTTGACTTTGAAG AGTTTGTAAGAATGATGTCTCGCTAA